One genomic window of Coffea eugenioides isolate CCC68of chromosome 1, Ceug_1.0, whole genome shotgun sequence includes the following:
- the LOC113752028 gene encoding L-ascorbate oxidase homolog: MERVTLVALLLCLSAGALLVQAEDPYLFFDWKVTYGTIAPLGVPQQGILINGQFPGPRINCTSNNNIVVNVFNQLDEPLLLTWAGVQQRKNSWQDGTLGTMCPILPGQNYTYHFQVKDQIGSYFYYPTVGLQKAAGGMGPLNVHSRDLIPVPFDRPADEYNVLVGDWYTKGHKALKNMLDSGRSLGRPDGIQINGKSAKVGDNVEPLFTMEPGKTYRYRVCNVGLKTSINFRIQGHPLKLVEIEGSHTVQYDFDSLDVHVGQCLSVLVTADKEPKDYYFVASSRFIKVPLSSVGIIRYTNGKGPASPELPPSAPVGSAGIAWSMNQFRSFRWNLTASAARPNPQGSYHYGQINITRTIKLVNSESRVGGKLRYAINGVSHIDTPTPLKHAEYFGVADKLFQYNLVKDDGSAVNTPAPTIAPSVLNATFRNFVEIIFENHEKTIQTYNLDGYSFFAVAVEPGTWSPEKRKNYNLLDAISRHNVQVYPGSWAAIMTTLDNAGMWNLRSDMQHRAYLGQQLYFSVLSPARSLRDEYNLPDNQPLCGGIVEKLPLPAPYTA; this comes from the coding sequence ATGGAAAGAGTGACCTTGGTGGCTTTGTTGCTCTGCCTCTCTGCTGGGGCCTTGTTGGTGCAAGCAGAAGATCCGTATCTTTTCTTTGATTGGAAGGTCACATACGGCACGATAGCTCCTCTGGGTGTCCCTCAACAGGGTATCCTTATCAATGGACAGTTCCCAGGGCCTAGGATAAATTGCACTTCCAACAACAACATTGTCGTCAATGTCTTCAATCAACTAGACGAGCCATTGCTTTTGACTTGGGCAGGAGTCCAGCAGAGGAAGAACTCTTGGCAGGATGGCACCTTGGGTACAATGTGCCCAATTCTGCCCGGACAGAACTACACCTATCATTTCCAAGTCAAGGATCAGATTGGAAGCTATTTCTACTACCCTACTGTAGGCTTACAAAAGGCGGCCGGTGGCATGGGTCCTCTGAACGTCCACAGTCGTGACCTCATCCCCGTTCCCTTTGACAGGCCTGCAGATGAGTACAACGTTCTAGTTGGCGACTGGTACACCAAAGGCCACAAGGCCTTGAAGAACATGTTGGACAGCGGTCGATCACTTGGCAGGCCCGACGGCATTCAAATCAATGGCAAATCTGCCAAGGTGGGTGACAATGTTGAGCCCCTTTTCACCATGGAGCCTGGAAAGACCTACAGATATCGGGTATGCAACGTAGGGTTGAAAACCTCCATCAACTTCAGGATCCAAGGCCACCCCTTGAAACTCGTAGAGATAGAGGGTTCTCACACCGTCCAGTATGATTTCGATTCCCTTGACGTTCACGTTGGCCAGTGCCTTTCTGTCTTGGTCACCGCCGACAAAGAGCCCAAGGACTACTATTTTGTAGCTTCCAGCAGGTTCATCAAGGTGCCACTCTCCTCGGTAGGCATCATCCGTTACACCAACGGGAAAGGCCCTGCCTCTCCTGAGCTCCCACCTTCCGCACCGGTAGGCTCAGCAGGCATTGCATGGTCCATGAATCAGTTCCGCTCATTCCGATGGAATCTCACTGCCAGTGCTGCTCGTCCCAATCCTCAAGGCTCCTACCATTATGGCCAAATCAACATCACTCGCACCATTAAGCTCGTCAACTCTGAGTCTCGTGTTGGGGGAAAGCTTCGTTATGCGATCAACGGTGTCTCCCACATAGACACCCCAACTCCATTGAAGCATGCAGAGTATTTTGGTGTCGCTGACAAGCTGTTCCAATATAACCTTGTCAAGGATGACGGATCGGCAGTCAACACCCCAGCGCCGACCATCGCCCCAAGTGTGCTGAACGCTACTTTCCGCAACTTCGTGGAGATCATCTTTGAGAACCACGAGAAGACCATCCAGACATACAATCTTGATGGCTACTCCTTCTTTGCAGTGGCAGTTGAACCGGGAACATGGAGCCCGGAGAAGAGGAAAAACTACAACCTCCTTGATGCCATAAGCAGGCACAACGTTCAAGTTTACCCAGGGTCCTGGGCAGCCATCATGACAACTCTTGATAATGCTGGAATGTGGAACTTGAGGTCAGACATGCAGCATAGAGCTTACCTAGGCCAGCAACTCTATTTCAGTGTCTTATCCCCTGCACGCTCCTTGAGAGATGAATACAACCTTCCTGACAACCAGCCGTTGTGCGGTGGAATTGTGGAGAAGTTGCCATTGCCCGCTCCATACACAGCTTAA
- the LOC113763006 gene encoding transcription factor Pur-alpha 1 isoform X1 — translation MEGNSGGTGGGGGNDVELLCKTLQVEHKLFYFDLKENPRGRYLKISEKTSATRSTIIVPFDGISWFLDLFNYYVNSDKQDVFSKELQLDSKVFYFDVGENRRGRFLKVSEASVSRNRSTIIVPAGSARDEGWAAFRNILAEINEASRLFILPNQQQNSEASERLVGLSDDVGAGFISGHSSQPTASDLTVDRTIDLPPPDEIGNPGVSKVIRADQKRFFFDLGSNNRGHFLRISEVAGSDRSSIILPLSGLKQFYEMVGHFVEITKDRIEGMAGANVRTVDPPQR, via the exons ATGGAAGGTAATTCAGGCGGCACCGGCGGCGGCGGTGGTAATGATGTTGAGCTTCTCTGCAAGACTTTACAGGTGGAGCACAAGCTGTTCTACTTTGATCTCAAGGAGAATCCACGGGGACGCTACCTCAAGATCTCTGAAAAGACGTCAGCCACTAGGTCCACTATTATCGTCCCCTTCGACGGCATCTCTTGGTTCCTCGATCTTTTTAATTACTACGTCAATTCTGACAAACAGGACGTCTTCAGCAAAGAGCTCCAGCTCGATTCCAAG GTGTTTTACTTCGATGTTGGAGAAAACAGGAGGGGACGCTTTCTCAAG GTTTCTGAAGCCTCTGTAAGCAGAAACCGTAGTACTATAATTGTTCCTGCTGGAAGTGCTCGAGATGAAGGCTGGGCGGCTTTTAGGAACATTTTAGCTGAGATAAATGAAGCATCAAGGCTTTTTATCCTGCCGAATCAG CAGCAAAATTCTGAAGCCTCAGAACGTCTTGTTGGGCTGTCAGATGATGTTGGGGCTGGCTTTATATCTGGCCACAGTTCTCAACCTACGGCATCTGATTTGACTGTGGACCGCACCATAGATTTGCCACCACCTGATGAAATTGGTAATCCAGGTGTCTCAAAAGTGATCAGGGCTGATCAAAAGAGATTCTTTTTTGATCTTGGAAGCAACAACAGAGGCCATTTTTTAAGAATATCTGAG GTGGCGGGTTCTGATCGCTCCTCAATCATCCTCCCTCTGTCAGGATTGAAACAATTTTATGAAATGGTTGGTCACTTTGTGGAGATCACAAAGGATCGCATTGAAGGTATGGCTGGGGCAAACGTTCGGACAGTTGACCCACCTCAAAGATAA
- the LOC113763006 gene encoding transcription factor Pur-alpha 1 isoform X2, which produces MEGNSGGTGGGGGNDVELLCKTLQVEHKLFYFDLKENPRGRYLKISEKTSATRSTIIVPFDGISWFLDLFNYYVNSDKQDVFSKELQLDSKVFYFDVGENRRGRFLKVSEASVSRNRSTIIVPAGSARDEGWAAFRNILAEINEASRLFILPNQQNSEASERLVGLSDDVGAGFISGHSSQPTASDLTVDRTIDLPPPDEIGNPGVSKVIRADQKRFFFDLGSNNRGHFLRISEVAGSDRSSIILPLSGLKQFYEMVGHFVEITKDRIEGMAGANVRTVDPPQR; this is translated from the exons ATGGAAGGTAATTCAGGCGGCACCGGCGGCGGCGGTGGTAATGATGTTGAGCTTCTCTGCAAGACTTTACAGGTGGAGCACAAGCTGTTCTACTTTGATCTCAAGGAGAATCCACGGGGACGCTACCTCAAGATCTCTGAAAAGACGTCAGCCACTAGGTCCACTATTATCGTCCCCTTCGACGGCATCTCTTGGTTCCTCGATCTTTTTAATTACTACGTCAATTCTGACAAACAGGACGTCTTCAGCAAAGAGCTCCAGCTCGATTCCAAG GTGTTTTACTTCGATGTTGGAGAAAACAGGAGGGGACGCTTTCTCAAG GTTTCTGAAGCCTCTGTAAGCAGAAACCGTAGTACTATAATTGTTCCTGCTGGAAGTGCTCGAGATGAAGGCTGGGCGGCTTTTAGGAACATTTTAGCTGAGATAAATGAAGCATCAAGGCTTTTTATCCTGCCGAATCAG CAAAATTCTGAAGCCTCAGAACGTCTTGTTGGGCTGTCAGATGATGTTGGGGCTGGCTTTATATCTGGCCACAGTTCTCAACCTACGGCATCTGATTTGACTGTGGACCGCACCATAGATTTGCCACCACCTGATGAAATTGGTAATCCAGGTGTCTCAAAAGTGATCAGGGCTGATCAAAAGAGATTCTTTTTTGATCTTGGAAGCAACAACAGAGGCCATTTTTTAAGAATATCTGAG GTGGCGGGTTCTGATCGCTCCTCAATCATCCTCCCTCTGTCAGGATTGAAACAATTTTATGAAATGGTTGGTCACTTTGTGGAGATCACAAAGGATCGCATTGAAGGTATGGCTGGGGCAAACGTTCGGACAGTTGACCCACCTCAAAGATAA